A section of the Pseudovibrio sp. M1P-2-3 genome encodes:
- a CDS encoding Rossmann-fold NAD(P)-binding domain-containing protein — protein sequence MKQAAIFGASGAIGSALLSHLNAQNRFDRIHAVSRSLLPPTLHFQTMQFHHLKADNLKACCDRITESGPLSLVIVTSGVLQTPTASPEKSAGDINISSMQEIFSANTFFPAAILSHLLRVMPRKQPYSFAALSARVGSISDNHLGGWYSYRASKAALNMVIKTASIEATRLNPRSVIVGLHPGTVASPLSHPFQRFVPKGKLFTPEFSAACLWRVLDGLTPKETGKCFAWDGKEVPA from the coding sequence GTGAAACAGGCAGCAATTTTCGGTGCCTCTGGTGCAATTGGTTCAGCCCTTCTCTCTCACCTGAACGCTCAAAATAGGTTTGATCGTATTCATGCGGTCTCCCGCAGCCTGTTACCGCCTACTCTCCACTTTCAAACTATGCAATTTCACCACCTCAAAGCAGACAATTTGAAAGCCTGTTGTGATCGCATAACCGAAAGCGGACCTCTTTCCCTTGTCATTGTGACCAGTGGTGTATTGCAAACACCAACGGCATCGCCCGAAAAAAGTGCTGGCGATATCAATATTTCTTCTATGCAGGAAATTTTTTCAGCAAATACCTTTTTTCCTGCCGCTATACTATCTCACTTATTACGTGTCATGCCCCGCAAACAGCCTTATAGCTTTGCAGCTCTTTCTGCTCGGGTAGGTAGCATTTCAGACAATCACCTTGGCGGCTGGTATAGCTACCGGGCATCAAAAGCGGCACTGAATATGGTTATAAAAACGGCCAGCATTGAGGCTACACGGTTAAACCCAAGATCTGTTATCGTTGGTCTACACCCAGGTACAGTCGCAAGTCCACTCTCTCACCCATTTCAACGGTTTGTACCAAAAGGCAAGCTGTTCACGCCTGAGTTTTCTGCTGCCTGCCTCTGGCGGGTTTTAGATGGTCTAACACCAAAGGAGACAGGGAAATGCTTTGCTTGGGACGGCAAGGAAGTTCCCGCCTAA
- the egtD gene encoding L-histidine N(alpha)-methyltransferase, translated as MSFSFQLERPLYYNEPFLFDIWEGCARDQKKTSPRWLYDAKGSELFDRITELPEYYPTRTEFSILHKLAAKIGQILGPRVSLVEYGAGSGEKAQILLEATQDPFEYVPLDISFDHMEEGLVPLKREFPSLRVRPMEGDFLSLEENVGLGAEGAHVGFFPGSTIGNLNDTEIAAFMKGARQQLGEDSYFILGADLCKSLDVLIPAYDDAQGVTREFNLNLLTRINRELHGTFESRQFSHVARWNAEDSAIEMHIQSLSAQSFSIAGRTFSMTKGESIHTESSRKFTPESLEHLVQSNGWEIEFLETDNRQYFAVLLLKALPYKSRGTNTKLI; from the coding sequence ATGTCTTTTTCATTTCAACTCGAAAGACCACTTTATTACAACGAGCCCTTCCTCTTTGATATTTGGGAGGGATGCGCTAGGGATCAAAAGAAAACGTCTCCGCGTTGGCTCTATGATGCAAAAGGCTCTGAACTTTTTGACCGCATTACGGAGCTTCCTGAATACTATCCAACCCGTACCGAATTTTCCATATTACACAAACTGGCCGCGAAAATTGGTCAAATTCTGGGGCCTCGTGTATCACTAGTGGAGTATGGTGCGGGATCAGGGGAGAAGGCTCAAATTCTACTGGAGGCTACTCAAGACCCTTTTGAATATGTACCTCTTGATATCTCCTTCGATCATATGGAAGAGGGGTTGGTTCCACTGAAACGAGAGTTTCCTTCTTTGCGTGTACGTCCAATGGAGGGGGATTTCCTGTCTTTGGAAGAGAATGTGGGCTTGGGAGCAGAGGGAGCTCATGTTGGGTTCTTCCCCGGTTCTACCATTGGAAACTTGAATGACACAGAAATAGCAGCCTTCATGAAGGGCGCGCGGCAGCAGTTAGGGGAGGATTCCTATTTCATTTTGGGGGCTGATCTTTGCAAAAGTCTCGACGTGCTCATTCCGGCCTATGATGATGCACAGGGGGTTACAAGGGAGTTCAATCTGAATCTGCTCACACGTATAAACCGGGAATTGCATGGAACTTTTGAGTCCCGCCAGTTCTCTCATGTGGCGCGCTGGAACGCAGAAGACAGCGCTATCGAAATGCATATTCAAAGTCTGAGTGCTCAATCTTTTTCGATCGCAGGACGAACCTTCTCCATGACAAAGGGCGAGAGTATTCATACGGAAAGCTCAAGGAAATTTACTCCTGAGAGTTTGGAGCATCTGGTGCAATCGAATGGTTGGGAAATTGAATTCCTAGAGACTGATAACAGACAATATTTTGCTGTTTTGCTTCTAAAAGCGCTGCCTTACAAATCTCGTGGAACAAACACCAAGCTGATATGA
- the egtB gene encoding ergothioneine biosynthesis protein EgtB: protein MEKNGAAPLKVLKRQENNIHKLREQLFHVRTNTKQLAENLSDGDATVQSMEDTSPSKWHLAHTTWFFETVVLRRFLKGYTLFNDRFPYLFNSYYESLGARNPRPRRGMITRPHLKEILDYRTHVDEGLERLMRSPLNEHAKALIELGINHEQQHQELFLTDILHLLAQNPLGPLYAASIPLEVNSGALNEVQWQAFDGGMETFGHEGKMFAFDCEGARHQRFLEPFRLATRAVTNREWTEFMEGGGYTTPTLWLSDGWATVKEEDWSAPLYWENRDGEWWSMTLMGMQPVDLDAPVCHVSYFEADAFASFAGKRLPSEFELELAGKDRPINGNFKDSGRLRPAPVQGEGLSQLFGDVWEWTRSPFTAYPNFKLSEGAVGEYNGKFMNGQYVLKGGSCVTPEGHIRNTYRNFFQPEKRWQFTGVRLAENA from the coding sequence ATGGAAAAGAACGGGGCGGCACCGCTTAAGGTCCTTAAGCGGCAGGAAAATAATATCCATAAATTGCGAGAGCAGCTTTTTCATGTGCGGACGAATACGAAACAGCTCGCGGAAAACCTGAGTGATGGGGATGCGACGGTTCAGTCAATGGAGGATACCAGCCCTTCAAAGTGGCACCTTGCCCATACAACATGGTTTTTTGAAACGGTGGTCCTGAGGCGGTTCTTGAAAGGCTACACGCTTTTCAATGATCGCTTTCCGTACCTTTTCAATTCCTACTATGAAAGTTTGGGTGCTCGGAACCCTCGCCCTCGGCGTGGCATGATTACGCGGCCGCATTTGAAGGAAATTCTCGATTATCGCACTCATGTGGATGAGGGCTTGGAACGGCTTATGCGATCTCCTCTGAATGAACATGCGAAGGCTTTAATTGAGCTGGGGATCAATCACGAGCAGCAACATCAGGAGCTTTTTCTAACCGACATTTTGCATCTTTTGGCGCAAAACCCATTAGGTCCACTGTATGCTGCCTCTATTCCTTTGGAAGTGAACTCAGGCGCCCTCAATGAGGTCCAATGGCAGGCATTTGACGGAGGCATGGAGACTTTTGGACATGAGGGAAAAATGTTTGCATTTGATTGTGAAGGAGCGCGGCATCAGCGGTTTCTTGAACCCTTTCGTCTGGCAACACGGGCTGTCACCAATAGGGAATGGACTGAGTTCATGGAGGGAGGAGGCTATACAACGCCAACTCTGTGGCTGTCTGATGGATGGGCTACTGTAAAGGAAGAGGACTGGTCAGCTCCGCTTTACTGGGAAAATCGTGATGGTGAATGGTGGTCCATGACCTTAATGGGCATGCAGCCGGTGGACCTGGATGCGCCCGTTTGCCATGTGAGCTATTTTGAAGCTGATGCCTTTGCAAGCTTTGCAGGTAAGAGGTTGCCAAGTGAGTTTGAGCTGGAACTGGCGGGAAAAGATCGCCCCATCAATGGAAACTTCAAGGATAGCGGGCGCTTACGGCCAGCTCCTGTACAAGGGGAGGGGCTCAGTCAGCTTTTTGGCGATGTGTGGGAATGGACGCGCAGTCCATTTACCGCATACCCTAACTTCAAACTATCTGAAGGCGCGGTTGGCGAATACAACGGCAAATTCATGAATGGTCAGTATGTTTTGAAGGGCGGGTCCTGTGTCACGCCAGAGGGGCATATTCGAAATACTTACCGCAACTTCTTTCAGCCCGAAAAAAGGTGGCAATTTACCGGAGTACGATTGGCGGAGAATGCTTGA
- the panB gene encoding 3-methyl-2-oxobutanoate hydroxymethyltransferase, with translation MSKMAEIKRNTIRDIIAAKGQRKLVTLTAYTTPVAEILDRHCDLLLVGDSVGMVLHGMKDTTAVTLDMMIMHGKAVMRGSQKALVVVDLPFGSCEESPQVAYRSALRLMQETGCQAVKIEYNKFAAQTVEFLVERGIPVVGHIGLRPQYLNVDGGYRVAGKTDESKRELVQNAKQMAAAGCFAIVLEGVVSHIAGEVTHAVPVPTIGIGASTECDGQILVTDDMLGMFPRTPKFVRRYANLMETIDSAVKQYADDVKDQSFPSENEMYGVSR, from the coding sequence ATGTCCAAAATGGCAGAAATAAAAAGAAACACCATAAGAGACATAATTGCAGCAAAGGGGCAAAGGAAGCTTGTCACCTTGACCGCCTACACGACACCTGTTGCGGAAATTCTGGATCGCCACTGTGACCTGCTGCTTGTGGGAGATTCTGTAGGTATGGTTCTGCATGGAATGAAAGATACCACTGCTGTCACTCTGGACATGATGATCATGCATGGCAAAGCGGTTATGCGTGGCTCTCAAAAAGCACTGGTTGTTGTTGATCTCCCCTTTGGCAGCTGCGAGGAAAGTCCCCAAGTGGCCTATCGCTCCGCCCTGCGTCTGATGCAGGAGACCGGCTGTCAGGCGGTTAAAATTGAGTATAACAAGTTTGCTGCGCAAACAGTTGAGTTCCTCGTGGAGCGCGGTATTCCTGTTGTCGGGCATATTGGCCTGCGCCCCCAGTATCTGAATGTTGATGGCGGCTATCGCGTTGCCGGAAAAACCGATGAAAGCAAAAGGGAACTCGTTCAAAACGCCAAGCAAATGGCGGCTGCGGGTTGTTTTGCAATCGTCCTTGAAGGCGTGGTCAGCCATATTGCCGGTGAGGTAACACACGCGGTTCCAGTTCCCACTATTGGTATCGGTGCCTCCACCGAGTGTGACGGACAAATTCTAGTAACCGATGACATGCTGGGTATGTTCCCGCGGACACCAAAGTTTGTACGCCGCTATGCCAATCTCATGGAGACAATCGACAGCGCTGTCAAACAGTATGCCGATGATGTGAAAGACCAGAGTTTCCCTTCGGAAAATGAGATGTACGGCGTCAGCCGATAG
- a CDS encoding LysR family transcriptional regulator: MAVFAAVVEQGSFRGAGKKLGLSPSVISHHISKLEVRLDCSLISRSSRRLDLTEDGKVLAETARLMMETVSAGVDAVTQTQTAPTGRLRISLPTFMANTELVDHISSFMTLYESVAIELVFTNEPVHPVNDCFDMVITFDRIVDRNLIQKRLFSSPLSFYASNDLAEKISGWDIEEVVQKVSLIKSPGFSEESWNRVFENLAGPLQDPLDFRITVKDLFAAVKFCISGLGIATLPIVVEMNGEAEGLQRVLQHAALPAFSNYIYWASNTRKSSITRLFVDHIIASLEKETSLKNFGVIGPA; this comes from the coding sequence ATGGCAGTTTTTGCCGCAGTGGTCGAGCAGGGGTCATTTCGTGGCGCAGGAAAAAAACTGGGACTTTCCCCTTCTGTAATATCCCATCATATCTCCAAGCTTGAAGTCAGACTGGATTGCTCTTTGATCAGCAGAAGCTCCCGCCGTCTGGATCTGACTGAAGATGGTAAAGTACTGGCTGAAACTGCTAGGCTGATGATGGAGACAGTCAGTGCTGGCGTGGATGCTGTGACCCAGACACAGACAGCTCCCACAGGGCGGTTAAGGATCTCGCTTCCTACCTTTATGGCCAATACGGAACTGGTTGATCACATTTCCAGCTTTATGACCCTCTATGAGAGTGTGGCCATTGAACTCGTGTTCACCAACGAGCCGGTTCATCCGGTGAATGATTGCTTTGATATGGTCATCACATTTGACCGGATTGTAGACCGCAACCTCATACAAAAAAGGCTGTTTTCATCTCCTTTGTCTTTTTACGCCTCAAACGATCTGGCCGAGAAAATATCGGGCTGGGACATAGAGGAGGTCGTTCAAAAGGTATCCTTGATAAAATCCCCCGGGTTTTCCGAGGAGAGCTGGAATAGGGTCTTTGAAAATCTGGCGGGCCCTTTGCAGGACCCTCTCGACTTTCGCATTACAGTTAAAGATCTGTTTGCAGCAGTGAAGTTTTGCATAAGCGGCCTCGGAATTGCGACCTTGCCTATTGTGGTGGAGATGAATGGTGAAGCGGAAGGGCTTCAGCGTGTATTACAGCATGCGGCGCTCCCAGCGTTCTCCAATTATATCTATTGGGCAAGTAATACGCGCAAGTCTTCCATAACCCGGTTGTTTGTGGACCACATCATTGCGTCCTTGGAAAAGGAAACAAGTCTCAAAAACTTTGGTGTCATTGGCCCCGCGTAA
- a CDS encoding DUF427 domain-containing protein — MAKLSEKASKSAIVNPKDPEHFMFLTPISNRVRVYKGEDLLADTAKAIYLQEFKSAAAPPRLYIPSEDIKAPLTKEEKTTFCPIKGNASYYLHEGIEVAWAYNDPLDFAKEIKGFCSFYDQEVTVLIGNST; from the coding sequence ATGGCCAAACTCTCCGAGAAAGCCTCTAAGTCGGCGATTGTTAACCCCAAAGACCCAGAGCACTTTATGTTTCTGACCCCAATTTCAAACAGGGTTCGTGTCTACAAAGGTGAGGACCTGCTTGCAGACACGGCAAAGGCTATATACTTGCAGGAATTCAAGAGTGCTGCAGCGCCTCCTCGGTTGTATATTCCTTCTGAGGACATCAAGGCTCCTTTAACCAAAGAGGAAAAGACGACCTTCTGCCCAATAAAAGGCAATGCAAGTTACTATCTGCATGAGGGAATCGAGGTCGCTTGGGCGTATAATGATCCTCTTGATTTTGCTAAGGAAATTAAGGGATTTTGCAGTTTCTACGATCAGGAAGTCACGGTTCTTATAGGAAACAGTACTTAG
- a CDS encoding extracellular solute-binding protein — MVPLVRTFHNSLQFLALFCLCLASPPSAAEQQEAVMLEGAGAGFPAFMHTQSLDLFSKANPNISISYSQVGSARGAYEFVNGNTDFAITSAPFHFVGSGKTDNRFLEVPVAATSIAVVYNLKDVGNLKLSRDALAGIFDGSIVNWSDPVILRDNQGAALPDLPIEIIARGIGSGSTFAFTNHIKEYSAVWRKIGASMDIAALLPANARYVSSNYELVKSIGEDIGSIGFVPVAYSITNGTQVALLQNKSGEYVAPTVRATQKALSHLKVVPPPELNLLLIDPEGPEAYPIVTFYWLFIDKHYKNTKKAAAVRALATFMLEGLPKKTALALGYVSLPKAVRLDAVNLLKSDEK; from the coding sequence ATGGTTCCGCTAGTAAGAACATTTCATAACAGTCTGCAGTTTCTGGCACTATTTTGTCTTTGCTTGGCATCGCCCCCTAGTGCAGCTGAACAGCAGGAGGCAGTGATGCTGGAAGGAGCCGGAGCTGGCTTCCCAGCCTTTATGCACACGCAGAGCCTAGATCTTTTCTCGAAAGCGAATCCGAATATATCTATCAGTTATTCTCAGGTTGGGAGCGCACGTGGTGCCTATGAGTTCGTAAACGGAAACACTGATTTTGCAATTACAAGCGCCCCTTTTCATTTCGTTGGAAGTGGCAAAACGGATAACCGGTTTCTTGAAGTGCCGGTGGCGGCCACCAGTATTGCAGTTGTCTATAACCTGAAAGATGTCGGCAACTTGAAACTGAGCAGGGATGCTTTGGCTGGAATATTTGACGGTTCGATTGTCAATTGGTCCGATCCCGTGATCTTGCGGGATAATCAGGGAGCAGCCCTACCAGACCTTCCCATAGAAATTATAGCGCGTGGCATTGGAAGTGGTTCCACCTTTGCATTCACAAACCACATAAAAGAGTACAGCGCGGTATGGCGCAAGATTGGGGCCTCTATGGATATTGCAGCTTTACTGCCTGCAAATGCTCGGTATGTATCTAGTAATTACGAGCTGGTTAAATCCATTGGGGAAGATATTGGGTCAATCGGGTTTGTGCCTGTTGCCTATTCGATTACCAATGGCACGCAAGTTGCCCTGCTGCAAAACAAGTCAGGTGAGTATGTGGCTCCAACAGTTCGTGCCACACAGAAGGCACTCAGCCATCTCAAAGTTGTCCCACCCCCGGAGCTCAATTTGCTATTGATAGATCCGGAAGGGCCGGAGGCCTATCCGATTGTAACATTCTATTGGCTGTTCATTGACAAGCACTACAAGAATACGAAGAAGGCTGCTGCTGTTCGTGCTCTTGCTACATTCATGCTGGAGGGCTTACCTAAGAAAACCGCTCTGGCGCTTGGCTATGTCTCACTGCCAAAGGCTGTCCGTCTTGACGCCGTCAACCTTTTGAAAAGTGATGAAAAGTAA
- the sugE gene encoding quaternary ammonium compound efflux SMR transporter SugE, which yields MAWLVLFIAGLFEIAWAVGLKYTEGFTKLGPSAVTLISMVISIVLLGYALKTLPLGTAYAIWTGIGTVGTVIVGMALFGESTDVLRIVCILLILCGIVGLKFLSPH from the coding sequence TTGGCTTGGTTGGTTCTTTTCATTGCAGGTCTTTTTGAAATCGCATGGGCGGTGGGGCTGAAGTATACGGAGGGGTTCACAAAGCTCGGGCCTTCCGCTGTCACGCTTATTTCCATGGTTATCAGCATCGTCTTGCTGGGTTACGCCCTAAAGACTCTCCCTCTAGGAACCGCCTACGCCATATGGACGGGTATCGGAACCGTGGGAACAGTTATTGTTGGGATGGCGCTGTTTGGGGAGTCTACGGATGTTCTTCGCATAGTTTGTATCCTCCTGATCCTCTGCGGTATAGTGGGACTGAAATTCCTGAGCCCGCATTAA
- a CDS encoding LysR family transcriptional regulator: MSTENLTEYLRIFRTVVDKQSFSAAARDLNMTPAWVARQVTRLETHLNASLLIRSTRQLHLTAAGQECYNSAGRVMEELGSLRDVVALDSRQLRGKITINIPRILASDKPAELICGIQECFPDLSLDFTVSDHFVDPLSGDYDIILRIAHRLPDSNALQRKIGEVPRVLCASPKYLQLMPVPQKLSDIQQHRALMFKGLQSTGQWKLKTEEETGWVAPKMVIEANSSPLLKAATIAGRGLAFLPQMIIDKELASGELVEIAGFAACDPMHLYILRPPTTYLPTRTKVVWDYLTENLAGILKRPR; this comes from the coding sequence ATGAGCACTGAGAACCTTACCGAATATCTTCGCATCTTCCGCACTGTGGTTGATAAGCAGAGCTTTTCTGCTGCTGCTCGAGACCTCAATATGACGCCTGCGTGGGTTGCCCGGCAGGTCACGCGCCTTGAAACCCACTTGAATGCCTCTCTCTTGATCCGCTCAACCAGACAGCTCCACCTCACTGCGGCGGGGCAGGAGTGTTATAATTCTGCCGGTCGGGTAATGGAGGAACTGGGTTCTCTGCGCGATGTTGTTGCTCTGGACAGCCGACAACTTCGTGGAAAAATTACTATAAATATTCCAAGGATTTTGGCTTCGGATAAACCGGCGGAGCTCATTTGCGGTATACAAGAGTGTTTTCCGGATCTGAGCTTAGACTTTACAGTCTCCGACCATTTTGTTGATCCACTCTCCGGTGACTATGATATCATTTTACGCATAGCTCATAGACTGCCCGATAGTAACGCCCTGCAACGGAAGATTGGAGAAGTTCCACGGGTGCTCTGTGCGTCGCCAAAGTATTTGCAGCTCATGCCGGTGCCCCAAAAACTATCCGATATTCAACAGCATAGAGCCTTAATGTTTAAGGGCCTCCAGTCCACTGGACAATGGAAGCTGAAAACCGAAGAGGAAACGGGGTGGGTGGCGCCGAAAATGGTTATTGAAGCCAACAGCAGTCCTTTGCTCAAAGCCGCAACTATTGCAGGGCGCGGGTTGGCCTTCCTGCCTCAAATGATCATCGACAAAGAGCTGGCCTCTGGTGAACTTGTTGAAATAGCGGGGTTTGCAGCGTGTGATCCCATGCATTTGTATATCCTGCGCCCACCAACAACTTACCTGCCAACACGTACCAAAGTTGTCTGGGATTATTTGACAGAGAATCTTGCTGGGATTTTGAAGAGGCCTCGTTGA
- a CDS encoding NADH:flavin oxidoreductase: MQHSSLFQPFELGSLTLKNRCVLAPMTRVSANEEGSVSAQMLPYYKSFAQGGFAALITEGVYTDRAYSQCYRYQPGLTDGLQAASWKPLIEQVQDAGAAVIMQLMHAGALSQYNRFSTLTGGPSSIRPKGTQMEFYRGHGLYELPSQMSSADIETAISGFVEAAQRAEETGVSGVEIHGANGYLLDQFLTDYANHREDQYGGSVGNRIRLTCEILGRVREKVSPEFVVGVRISQSKVNDFEHKWAGGEEDARVVFTSLKEAGASYIHTTEFEADKPAFGTGASLAQLARQFSNLPVIANGGLGKPDRAAAMLESSQADLIALGKPALASNAWPNQVRANGPLKEFNFEMFSPRADLESESKWKEKETAQ; encoded by the coding sequence ATGCAACACTCGTCCCTTTTCCAACCGTTCGAACTCGGATCTTTAACCCTTAAAAACCGCTGTGTTCTGGCCCCCATGACCCGCGTAAGTGCAAATGAGGAGGGAAGTGTTAGCGCGCAGATGCTACCCTATTATAAGTCTTTCGCACAAGGCGGGTTTGCCGCGCTGATCACCGAAGGTGTCTACACTGATAGAGCCTACAGCCAGTGCTATCGCTATCAGCCCGGACTGACCGATGGACTTCAAGCTGCAAGTTGGAAACCCCTGATTGAACAGGTACAAGATGCCGGAGCCGCTGTTATTATGCAGCTCATGCATGCGGGAGCACTTTCTCAATATAACCGCTTCAGTACCTTAACAGGTGGCCCCTCTTCCATCCGTCCAAAGGGCACACAGATGGAATTTTATCGTGGCCACGGCCTTTATGAACTGCCAAGCCAGATGAGCAGTGCAGACATCGAAACTGCAATTTCCGGCTTTGTGGAAGCGGCACAGCGTGCGGAGGAGACCGGAGTTTCCGGCGTGGAAATTCATGGAGCCAACGGATATCTTCTGGATCAGTTTCTTACCGATTATGCAAATCACAGAGAAGACCAGTATGGCGGAAGCGTAGGCAACCGAATTCGCCTCACCTGCGAGATACTTGGCCGCGTTCGTGAAAAGGTCTCGCCTGAATTTGTCGTGGGCGTGCGGATCTCCCAGAGCAAGGTGAATGACTTTGAGCATAAATGGGCGGGTGGAGAGGAAGATGCACGTGTTGTCTTTACGAGTTTGAAAGAGGCAGGTGCCAGCTATATCCATACAACCGAATTTGAAGCGGACAAACCCGCGTTTGGCACAGGCGCCTCCCTTGCACAGCTGGCGCGGCAGTTTTCCAACCTGCCAGTGATTGCAAACGGCGGACTTGGGAAACCCGACCGCGCTGCGGCCATGCTGGAGAGTTCTCAAGCAGATCTCATAGCACTGGGCAAACCCGCGCTGGCTTCCAATGCGTGGCCAAATCAGGTTCGTGCAAACGGGCCTTTGAAAGAGTTCAACTTTGAAATGTTCTCGCCACGGGCTGATCTGGAAAGTGAAAGCAAGTGGAAAGAGAAAGAAACCGCCCAATAA
- a CDS encoding alkene reductase has translation MAADLFEKFNLGNIELSNRMVMAPMTRNRANENGEVTEMMVTYYQQRASAGLIIAESSPVSAQGIGYPMTPNIFSEPQAKSWKKLTDAVHAEGGRIFIQLQHCGRISHPSMQAGGALPVAPSAIKPSGQAVTYQGMQDFVEPRALETSEISQIVAQFKQGAILAKQAGFDGVEVHGANGYIIDQFLRDGSNQRDDAYGGNVQNRLRLLSEILDAVCTVWPAKSVGLRLTPENSYNDMRDSDPQTHFEYFIEQVSSFGLCYLHVLEGDMMTKTSSVDYGALRGKFSGPYIANNGYDLEKAQKSLQDQNADLIAFGLPFLANPDLVRRYKDKLPLNEVDHSTFYGGNERGFTDYPFYHSEEV, from the coding sequence ATGGCTGCAGACTTATTTGAGAAATTTAACCTAGGTAATATTGAGTTATCCAACCGGATGGTTATGGCGCCCATGACGCGCAATCGTGCCAATGAAAATGGTGAAGTCACTGAGATGATGGTGACTTATTATCAGCAACGGGCAAGTGCTGGACTGATTATTGCCGAATCTTCACCCGTCTCCGCACAGGGCATTGGCTACCCGATGACCCCGAATATCTTTAGTGAACCTCAGGCTAAAAGCTGGAAGAAACTAACGGATGCGGTGCACGCGGAAGGCGGGCGCATTTTCATACAGCTGCAGCATTGCGGACGTATTTCTCACCCATCCATGCAAGCTGGCGGCGCCCTGCCCGTTGCCCCCTCGGCAATAAAGCCCAGCGGACAGGCTGTGACATATCAAGGAATGCAGGATTTTGTGGAGCCGCGCGCACTGGAAACCTCTGAAATTTCCCAGATTGTTGCTCAATTCAAGCAAGGTGCAATTCTGGCAAAACAGGCCGGGTTTGATGGTGTCGAAGTGCACGGCGCCAATGGATATATCATTGACCAGTTCTTGCGTGATGGCTCCAATCAGCGTGATGATGCTTATGGTGGCAATGTACAAAACCGCCTGCGTTTGCTGAGCGAAATCCTTGATGCGGTGTGTACCGTTTGGCCCGCAAAAAGTGTCGGCCTTCGTTTAACACCTGAAAACAGTTACAACGACATGCGCGATAGCGACCCTCAAACGCACTTTGAGTATTTCATTGAGCAGGTCAGCTCATTTGGACTGTGTTACCTGCACGTTTTGGAAGGCGACATGATGACAAAAACCAGCAGTGTCGATTATGGGGCGTTGAGGGGAAAGTTTTCCGGTCCCTATATCGCCAACAACGGTTATGATCTGGAAAAAGCGCAGAAGTCCTTGCAAGATCAAAATGCTGACCTGATCGCCTTTGGTCTGCCGTTTCTTGCAAACCCGGATCTGGTTCGCCGCTACAAAGACAAACTGCCTCTTAATGAAGTGGACCATTCCACATTTTATGGAGGCAACGAGCGGGGCTTTACCGACTATCCTTTCTATCATAGTGAAGAAGTCTAG
- a CDS encoding TetR/AcrR family transcriptional regulator, producing the protein MSAKTTRNRIIEAADKLFYEQGFEKTSFADIADTVKISRGNFYYHFKTKDDILSAVIQQRLSDRQNWLKQWEDQVEDPAERILCFVKILLRNRVNIMAFGCPLGTLSAELAKLDHASQDEYREIFTLFRDWLKKQFFDLGHEADADRLAMHILSHSQGVATMANTFKDEKFIEDEVAQITLWLQTYSRDPLTLSD; encoded by the coding sequence ATGAGTGCAAAGACAACACGAAACCGCATCATCGAAGCGGCTGACAAGCTGTTCTATGAGCAGGGCTTTGAAAAGACTTCCTTTGCTGACATTGCCGACACGGTGAAGATTTCCCGCGGGAACTTCTATTACCACTTCAAAACCAAGGACGACATTCTTTCGGCAGTTATACAGCAGCGTTTGTCCGATCGGCAAAACTGGCTGAAACAGTGGGAAGATCAGGTTGAAGATCCGGCAGAGCGAATCCTGTGCTTTGTCAAAATCCTTCTGCGCAACCGTGTGAACATCATGGCCTTCGGGTGTCCACTGGGCACACTGAGCGCGGAGCTGGCGAAGCTAGACCACGCCTCTCAGGATGAGTATCGGGAGATTTTTACCCTGTTTCGAGACTGGCTGAAGAAGCAGTTTTTCGACCTTGGACATGAAGCCGATGCCGACAGACTGGCAATGCACATCCTCTCTCATTCCCAAGGTGTGGCCACAATGGCAAACACCTTCAAGGACGAGAAATTTATAGAAGATGAAGTGGCCCAGATAACCCTCTGGCTGCAAACATATTCCCGCGATCCATTAACCCTATCAGACTAG
- a CDS encoding YciI family protein: MFIVLLKFSENKSQAPQFMQAHKDWIKQGFDDQVFVMVGSLKPNAGGAIIAHGTTLDDLQKRVDADPFVIEHIVTAEILEIDPARAEERLNFLLAS; this comes from the coding sequence ATGTTTATTGTACTCTTGAAATTTTCCGAGAATAAATCCCAAGCACCCCAGTTTATGCAGGCCCATAAAGACTGGATAAAGCAAGGCTTTGATGATCAGGTCTTTGTTATGGTTGGATCCTTAAAGCCCAATGCAGGGGGGGCTATTATTGCCCATGGCACCACTTTGGATGATCTCCAAAAAAGGGTAGATGCTGACCCATTCGTTATTGAACACATTGTTACAGCAGAAATTCTGGAAATTGACCCAGCACGCGCAGAAGAGCGCCTGAATTTCCTGCTTGCCTCTTAA